The following proteins are encoded in a genomic region of Bos javanicus breed banteng chromosome 20, ARS-OSU_banteng_1.0, whole genome shotgun sequence:
- the LOC133233524 gene encoding large ribosomal subunit protein uL11-like, with protein sequence MKHKMESSFRLSARGRQRCNFLWSSQIRVHPTPAASTMPPKFDPNKIKVVYLRCTGGEVGATSALAPKIGPLGLSPKKVGDDIAKATGDWKGLRITVKLTIQNRQAQIEVVPSASALIIKALKEPPRDRKKQKNIKHSGNITFDEIVNIARQMRHRSLARELSGTIKEILGTAQSVGCNVDGRHPHDIIDDINSGAVECPAS encoded by the coding sequence atgaagcacaagatggaatcaagctTTCGGCTTTCGGCTCGGGGGAGGCAGAGGTGCAACTTTCTTTGGTCGTCCCAAATCCGGGTTCATCCGACACCAGCCGCCTCCACCATGCCGCCTAAGTTCGACCCCAACAAGATAAAAGTCGTGTACCTGAGGTGCACCGGTGGGGAAGTCGGTGCCACGTCTGCCCTGGCCCCCAAGATCGGCCCTCTGGGTCTGTCTCCAAAAAAGGTTGGTGATGACATCGCCAAGGCAACTGGTGATTGGAAGGGTCTGAGGATTACAGTGAAACTGACCATTCAGAACAGACAAGCCCAGATTGAGGTGgtaccttctgcttctgccctGATCATCAAAGCCCTCAAGGAACCACCAAGGgacagaaagaagcagaaaaacattAAGCACAGTGGAAACATTACTTTTGATGAGATCGTCAACATTGCCCGGCAGATGCGGCATCGGTCTCTAGCTAGAGAACTTTCTGGAACCATTAAAGAGATCCTGGGGACCGCCCAGTCGGTGGGCTGCAATGTTGATGGCCGCCACCCTCATGACATCATAGATGATATCAACAGTGGCGCAGTGGAGTGCCCTGCTAGTTAA